The following nucleotide sequence is from Populus trichocarpa isolate Nisqually-1 chromosome 11, P.trichocarpa_v4.1, whole genome shotgun sequence.
TGGCTTGACTGTAAGAGATTCTCCATGAGCGCGCTGGACAATCATAGGCATCAACAATCGCCACACTCGTTAACTTCTTGTCTAGCTTAGGTAACTATGAAAGGTGCATGGCTTTGCAAAATTCTCGAAGATAGACAAGGACACTCAGAAACATagtacttatatatatatatatatatatatatatatatatacacacacacacgcgcgcgcgcgcatcTCAACTAATTTCATGGGTCCTAACGATTATATAAACCTCTAATAACCCTAAGATTTacgagactcgaactggtgacctctaaaAAGCAAAGTCAGAACTTGACCAGTTAAGCTACACCCCTTAAAATTATAGTTCTGATATCTTACTTCAGTCCGACTTGGTTTAAATCTTGAATTGTTGGTTCGCTAAATCAATTCATGAGATTAATATGGATTTATtccaaatcaatatttttttttatattcaaatgataattttgaaaaaataaaataaaatgattaatcaaaataataaatttaacttttttttagttaattagcAATGTCAATTAGACTACGAGTTATTAATCATTCGAGTGACTTCAAGTTAGCATATCCTAatcgaaattaataaaaacaacaagtaATATGTATAGAATGTAACATATGAAGCAGaattttgtattgtttctttgttttggttttaaatttttaatattcgCTAGTCGTTTCTTTACATATGACCTACCTTCTTTAAAGCCAGGtgaagccaaaaaaaatattcaaaatattcaaaaaaatcgGCTGAAGATGTATGCATGATATATAGTGTGAATGGATAATCAGCCAAGAACAACACATCATGAGATGTGAATTGTTCCATCTAATTCATTGAGGCAGTGATGAATTAAGCAAACACCATAAAATTAGATGCTAGCTAGGAAAAGGGTTCTTCTTGTTCGCCCTTCGTGCATGCACATCAGTAAATTAAGcaattatttgtaaaataagAATCACTGCATGAAGGGGAAGAAATTATTTGTGCACTAAACTTggtcttaattaataatatttccaCATAATAGATTCTTATCGATGCACTGGAATTTCTGTTGACTACATAAAGCTCTGGACACTCGTCATTTCGGGACAAATCTCAGAGctatttcatataatttatgacATGAAAGCAGTAGGGCATGCACTGCTaccaaaaaccaaaagagaCAACTAACTGATCCAGCCCAAGTTTAATTATACTACACACTCTTCGGGCCTTGTCCTCCTTTGGTCATCTCATAGCCTCCTCCCTTGGGATAATCTTCATCAGTAACAAATCTTGACCAGAACCAGTGTGTCGTCCATACTTGTCCCATCTCTTCAATGGGAATGCCCTTAGTCTCAGGCAAGAAGTAGTAGATAAAGATGGACATCAGCACCACAAAGAATGCAAAGAAGAGGAAGATCCCAAACTTCAAGTGGCAAAGCATTGTTAGAAAAACTTGGGCAATTATGAATGTGAAAAGCATGTTGACAGACACGGTGACACTTTGTGCAGCTGATCGGATTTCCAATGGGAAGATTTCACTTGGCACCAACCAACCAAGAGGACCCCAAGACCAGGAAAATCCAGCAACGTAAACGCAGAAGAAAAGCACCACAACAATAGCATACCACTTGGGCAATTCACCAGGGTTCCCATCAATTCCAAACTTGGCACCAATACAAGCTGCTACAGCTATCTGGACATtgacaaaagtttttttaaaaaaagggtgTTAAGAGCTACAAAGTTACAAGACAACAGCACgaaaaaagttaatttcttGCGTAAACAAGTCAATTACCTGGCATATCAACATCTGACAGCCACCTTCAAGGAAGAGAAACCTTCTTCCCCACTTATCAACACCGTAGATAGAAACCATGGTAGCAACAACATTAACAATACCGGTGATCACAGCGGACATGAGCGCAGCGTCATTACCAAAACCAATCGTGTTGAACAAAACAGGAGCGTAAAACATAATGACATTGATGCCAGTAAGTTGCTGAAAGAATGGAATCATTACAGCCATAGCTACGTGAGGCCTATACTTTCTTTGCAACAAATTTTTCCATGAATGTTCAACTTTCTTTGAAGCTTCACTAGCAGCAACAAGGTCATTAAACTCCTCATCAACATCATCAACACCACGaactcttttcaatttttctctagCCTCATCATGCTGGCCACGTTCGATCATAGAGTTTGGAGTGTCAGGAAGGACTAATGATCCAACTGTGATTATGAGTGCAGGAACCATAGCACCACCCAAACTCAATCTCCATCCCCAACCACCATGGATTTTAACAAAGAAATAGTTTAATACATTGGCAATCAGGATACCAGCTGTGATTGATAATTGAAAACCAATGTTGAGTGCACCTCTGTACTTGTACGGAGCCATCTCTGAGAGGTAGAGTGGCACAGACTGTAATCACaagcaaaaaatcaaaaccattaaATCTCTGATCACCCTGTTTTCTATTGCTTAGATTAACAATTAAGCCGCTATCAAGTTGCAACTTTTCGGTTCAAAGCTGTAGCGTCAACAAGTTAACTTTTTGTGGAGAAAAGGTGTCAGAGATGTcatgcaaaagaaaaacaaggcaACCGTGACTtccaaaagataataaaataacaaagtacCTCACTTTGTCTAATTTCTTATCATTCAGTCGAATTCTTTCACTTGTATTGCTATTTGCTACATTAGCGGAAATTGGAatcaccttttttcttttccttttaactcTTTCCCTACTTTTTTTCTCAGGAACCAAACAAAGCATTGAATCTTGTTTAACTTAAAAAGGACTACAAGCCCATATCCGGATCAGAAACAACTCAACAACatacaagaaaacaaagatgACATGCTTCAGCACTCAAAACCCAGAAAGATTCCATTGAAAACAATGAAATCAtgtacagaaaaaataaaacatgcagCACCTTCTATTTTTGCTTCTCTAATGCTAAAACacaaaaagttaataaataatccCGAACAAAACAACCCCACAATCACTAGCaactaaaaatcaaaacgagaatcataaaaaagagagagacaaaAAAGACATTAAGAATACCTGATTGGCAAAGCCTATACCAAAACCAAGCAAGATTCTACCAAGAATCAACATCCATACAGCTTGAGCAAAACCATTGATGATGGCGCCAGCACAGAAGAGAAGACCTCCAAACAACATGGAGAGTTTCCTTCCATATTTACGAGTGACTATG
It contains:
- the LOC7495269 gene encoding sugar carrier protein C — its product is MPAAGIAVGDNKREYPGNLTPFVTVTCVVAAMGGLIFGYDIGISGGVTSMPSFLRKFFPSVYRKQQDSITNKYCQYDSQTLTMFTSSLYLAALLASLVASIVTRKYGRKLSMLFGGLLFCAGAIINGFAQAVWMLILGRILLGFGIGFANQSVPLYLSEMAPYKYRGALNIGFQLSITAGILIANVLNYFFVKIHGGWGWRLSLGGAMVPALIITVGSLVLPDTPNSMIERGQHDEAREKLKRVRGVDDVDEEFNDLVAASEASKKVEHSWKNLLQRKYRPHVAMAVMIPFFQQLTGINVIMFYAPVLFNTIGFGNDAALMSAVITGIVNVVATMVSIYGVDKWGRRFLFLEGGCQMLICQIAVAACIGAKFGIDGNPGELPKWYAIVVVLFFCVYVAGFSWSWGPLGWLVPSEIFPLEIRSAAQSVTVSVNMLFTFIIAQVFLTMLCHLKFGIFLFFAFFVVLMSIFIYYFLPETKGIPIEEMGQVWTTHWFWSRFVTDEDYPKGGGYEMTKGGQGPKSV